The nucleotide window CCTGTCTGATTTTTTGATTTTTTGCACTAAAAGTAATTTGTGCGAAACTCACTGCTGCAAACGACACAAAGAGAGTGCATAACAGTAGCCGGTAAAGATGTTTTTTTATACGATTCATCTGTTGAGTTTTTATACGATTAAATTTTATGGTACATAGAATCATTCCGGAAAGAATGATAGAGAGTTTTTCTTTGACAAAAGAAATTATCGTACATTTGCAGAATCAAAACGATACACCAATGGCTGTTGATGCCTGATAAAGACATCAATAAATGAAAAACATGAGTGTACGAATGATTACGACGGAACAGTGTTAACGGCATTGTTCCGTTTTTTTTTGAGGGGTGATTTCAGGAGGATGGTTGTTTCATATTATATTCAGATTTGATAGGTTAACGAGTCACTTAATCACGGCTATAGTTGAGCCTCTTTTTTGTGTTTTGTTTCAAAGTAACGACAGAATCCTTCACGTTGTAATGAATCGGAGACGTTAAAGAGATGAGCTGCAAGACGCTTTCGAGGCTGTTATTTTTTATCTTACCACTAAAGCGTATCTGTTTAATCTGTTCCGAATCAAAGACTACCTGAATGTTATACATGCGCTCCAGCACTTTGGCAATATCTTCCAGCGTTTCCGAATCGAATGCCAGCTGATTGTTTTTCCACAATCCGGCAATTGCGGCATCGTATACCTGCACCTTATCAAAGGTATGATTGCTTTTGTTGAAAGTAATCTTCTGATTGGGCAACAATTGCGAGGTTGTTGTTTTGTCAAATACATTCACTTTCCCTTCAATCAGGGTTGTCGTAATTGCATCATCGTTGGTATAAGCCTTAACATCAAATGCGGTACCGACCGCACGAACGGAGACTGCATTGGCCTTCACTATAAACGGGCGTTTTTTATCTTTTGCCACTTCAAAATAGGCTTCTCCCTCAAGAGCAATAATCCGGTCGTGCTGATTGTAACTCTTATCGTAACGAATGGAACTACCGGAGTTAAGCCACACCTTTGTTCCATCCGGCAATTGCAGGTTTGCCTTCTGTCCATTTTCCACGCTCACAATCATTTCCTTATTATTGTCGTGAGCTAAATTCGCAATCAGCAAATAGGCTCCTACTCCCAGCATAACAGGGATGACTGCGGCCGCGGCATACTTCATCAGCTTGCCGAAAGGCAAAGACCACCGGTGACGGCCGGGACTCATTTCACTCCGGATATTCTCCAGCATGCTATTCTGAAGAGCAGCATCCATCGAAGCCGCAGCTTCTTCCCACTTTTCGGCATAGAAACCGGAAAGTTTCTCTTTGGTGTCGGGTTGGCAAAACCACTCCGTCAGCCGGCGGGTTTCTTCGGAAGTTGCTTCTTTCCTGAGGAACTTCTCCAGGAGCTTATTGTAGTCGTTTTCGGTCATAGTTATAATTTATATACGCAGAGGAAAGGAATCCCCTACAGCCACCTGTATATTTTATGTTTTGTTAAGAAATTAAGAATTACTTCCCGGTGAACGGACAAGTTACTGAAGGAAAAACAGAATACCTGCAAGCGCCACATGAGGCTTGAGGTGTTTTTTCAGAAAATGGATGGAACGGGTGATCTGGGTCTCTACTGTTTTTTCGGAAATAGAGAGTTTTTGGGCTATTTCTTTGTTGGATAATCCCTGACGGCGGCTTAGCAAAAAGATTTCCCTGCGTGATGGCGGCAATTGCTCAATCAATTCGGCAATCAGTTTTTCAAGAAACTGATAATCGAGTGTTTCCTCTGCCGATATTTCGGTCACGGATTGAAATTTTTGCACATATTCTTCGTACCGGCTGGCAAGAAGCATCTTTTCGGTTTGACGATACACCAGATTTTGTGCGATGGTGTAGACATATGCAGAAAAGCTTTTAGAAGTGTCTATGGTTGCGCGGTGTTCCCATATCGACAGAAAGACATTCTGGGTCAGATCCTGAGCCAGAGTTTTGTCGTAAAGAGTCGACATAATAAAATTGTACACCCTGGCATTGTACTTCCAAAAGATGGCTTCAAAAGCATCGGGATCCCCTTTTGTCAGACGATAAAGTATGTCATTATCAGTCCCCAAAGTAATAGATTTAGGTGGTTAGCTTGGGGCAAAGATAAGCAATTGGAGTATAATAAACAAGCAATGTTTCAGATTGGATTACATAGATTTTATAAGAAATATATCGGTGTTCTTTAATTGGTCTCAAAATCTATTGTATTATGCAAACAGGAGGCAGATTAAGGTAATGTATTGGTACATTTGCAAATAAATTATCAGATGATGAGAAAAACGTTTATTCTGTCTGTTTCCGTGCTGGCAATATTCCTGTCGGGAAGCCGGCTCGAGGCAAAAATTGTGTTGCCGAAAGTGATCGGGCATAACATGGTGTTGCAACGCCATAAAGATGTAGCTATCTGGGGGTCTGCCGCCAAAGGAGAAACGGTGACCGTGTCGTTTGCCGGTCAGCAAAAGCAAACCGTGGCCGCCGCCGATGGCAAATGGGAGGTAAAACTCAGCCCAATGGAGGCTTCCGAACAGCCCCGCGATATGGTAATTGCAGCATCGGATACCATTCGTCTGCACAACATTCTGGTGGGCGAAGTGTGGCTCTGCTCAGGTCAGTCGAACATGGAATATGCCATGCGTAAAAACAGCAAACTGTTCGACAAAGTGAGAGGATCCCACCCGGCAACGGACGATCTTCAGACAGCAAATAATCCCAATATCCGCATCTTTCTGGTGCGGCGTAAATACATGGCACCCGACTCTACCCATCAGGGATGGGACGTGGCTGCCGGCACTCCGTTACGCGACTTTTCGGCAGCAGGTTATTTCTGTGCCAAAGAGTTGTATGCCAAACTCCACGTGCCTGTCGGGATGATTTCATCCGCCGTGCCCGGAAGCCGCATCGAACCGTGGATTGAGAAGAAACAGCTGGAAGTTTCTCCAAAACTGAAAGACGGTACCACCTTAAAACCACTGACGAATGACGGCGGCGATGCCGGAAAATTTTACGAAACGATGATCCGCCCGGTGATTCCTTTCACCCTTAGCGGCGTCTTCTGGTATCAGGGCGAATCGGCTTGCTTCCTCAACGAAACCATCCGCTATGCCTATAAGTTCAAAACACTGGTCAACAGTTGGCGCGCTGACTGGAAGGATGCTTCCCTGCCCTTCTATTTTGTGCAGATAGCGCCTTACGCTTATTCAGCTGCCAAAGATGTACGTCCGCATACCACCGAAAACCTGCCCGAATTCTGGGAATCGCAGGCACTGGCTCTCAAACTGCCGAACACGGGTATGGCTGTTATCACCGACCTGGTGGACAGCGTGGCCGACCTGCATCCGGGCTACAAATGGGAAGTGGGTCGCCGACTGGCCTTGCTGGCGCTGAACAAAACCTACGGCATGAAAGATATTGTGTGCAACGGGCCGATATACAACGGCATAAAGATAGTACGCGACAAGATTGAAGTGGGCTTTACCAATACCGGCAGCGGACTGGCCAGCCGCGATGGGAAGCCGCTCACCTGGTTCTCTATTGCCGGTGCCGACGGCAAGTTTTACCCTGCCGATGCGGTAATCAGAAACAATAAAGTGGTTGTTGCCTCTCCCTCGGTAAAACATCCCGTCAAAGTACGGTTTGGATGGAACGAAGCAGCCCAATCCAACTTCATCAACAAAGAAGGCCTCCCAGCTGCTCCTTTCCGCAGCGACAACCCATGGGAGAATGTGTTTGAGTAATCCTGCTTGCAGAATACCATAAGCCCGATCGAAGCAATTCGACCGGGCTTTTTTGTTGTAAATGGTTATCCGGAATTTTACCTAAGAGGCATCACTTTGAGCCCTGTCCGACCTTTCAGGTCGCATTACTTGAGGGCGACATTCACTCACAGGTCACAGACCTGCGGTTATGAAAATATGGCTTTTCAAGCCGTTTTTCAGAGTTGAGATTTGCACCTTCTCACATCAGTTTCCCGATTTAAAGAATATATTCTTTTAATATGTTAATTATTTGTGGTATGTTTGCAGAGAGGTTTATGATAGACTGAAAATGAGGAGTGTTATCCCTTTTGGTGGAAGAAAGCAGATCCTCGTTCTACTTAACGAAGTGTAGTTTGGACTATTAGGAATTCATTTATAAATTCAAAATCAATAAAGAACTATGATTGAGTCAATAAGTTTAAAAAACGTTGCTTCTTTTGATTCAACAGGCATTCAGATTGACAACTTAAAGAGAGTCAACTTTATATATGGATCTAATGGTTGTGGTAAAACTACTATTTCAAATTTTTTACTAAATCCAACCGATCCTAAATTTCAAAATTGTTTTGCAACGTGGAAAAATGGAACAGAATTAAAAACGTTAGTTTACAATAAAGAATTTAGAGTTAGAAATTTCGACAAAGGGAAATTAGAAGGTGTTTTTACGCTTGGAGAAGCTACAAAAGAACAGAAAAGAATAATTACAGAAAAAAATGAACAACTAAAACAGTTTAAAATTGAAGGCGAGAGAATCCGGATTTCGCTGACTCAACAAGAAGAAAAGCTAAGTTTTTTAGAAACTGATTTTAAGGAGTTTGCATGGACAAAAATTTACAAGAAATATCAAAGCATATTCAAAGATGCTTTTGTTGGCTCAATGAAGTCTGGCGACCTTTTCAAAACTAGACTATTACTGGAATTTACGAATAACAAAGGAAAACTAAAAACAATTGATGAGTTGAAAGAAAAAGCTTCAACTATTTTCGTAGAGACACCACAAAACTTAAATTTCATTAGCCAAATCAATTTTGATAGAATTATTGAGATTGAAAAAGACTCTATCTGGAAAAGAATTATCGTTGGCAAAGCTGATGTCGATATAGCGAAACTTATTCAAAGACTTAACATAAGTGACTGGGTAAATCAAGGACGAACTTATGTACAAGAAAGTAACATTTGTCCATTCTGTCAGCAACATACTATTACCGACAAATTCAAAAATCAATTAGAAAGTTTTTTTGATGAAACTTATTTAATGGATATTGAATCGCTAAAGATATTAAAACAAGAATACAGTAGTTTAATCCAGACTGTTATAAATGAATTGAATAGCACTGAGCTAACTCAGAAAGAATTAAAGAATTCCAAATTGAATCTCGATAAATTCGCTTCATTACTCAAAACTTTAATTAGCCAAAATACGACT belongs to Paludibacter jiangxiensis and includes:
- a CDS encoding FecR family protein, translating into MTENDYNKLLEKFLRKEATSEETRRLTEWFCQPDTKEKLSGFYAEKWEEAAASMDAALQNSMLENIRSEMSPGRHRWSLPFGKLMKYAAAAVIPVMLGVGAYLLIANLAHDNNKEMIVSVENGQKANLQLPDGTKVWLNSGSSIRYDKSYNQHDRIIALEGEAYFEVAKDKKRPFIVKANAVSVRAVGTAFDVKAYTNDDAITTTLIEGKVNVFDKTTTSQLLPNQKITFNKSNHTFDKVQVYDAAIAGLWKNNQLAFDSETLEDIAKVLERMYNIQVVFDSEQIKQIRFSGKIKNNSLESVLQLISLTSPIHYNVKDSVVTLKQNTKKRLNYSRD
- a CDS encoding sialate O-acetylesterase, with the protein product MMRKTFILSVSVLAIFLSGSRLEAKIVLPKVIGHNMVLQRHKDVAIWGSAAKGETVTVSFAGQQKQTVAAADGKWEVKLSPMEASEQPRDMVIAASDTIRLHNILVGEVWLCSGQSNMEYAMRKNSKLFDKVRGSHPATDDLQTANNPNIRIFLVRRKYMAPDSTHQGWDVAAGTPLRDFSAAGYFCAKELYAKLHVPVGMISSAVPGSRIEPWIEKKQLEVSPKLKDGTTLKPLTNDGGDAGKFYETMIRPVIPFTLSGVFWYQGESACFLNETIRYAYKFKTLVNSWRADWKDASLPFYFVQIAPYAYSAAKDVRPHTTENLPEFWESQALALKLPNTGMAVITDLVDSVADLHPGYKWEVGRRLALLALNKTYGMKDIVCNGPIYNGIKIVRDKIEVGFTNTGSGLASRDGKPLTWFSIAGADGKFYPADAVIRNNKVVVASPSVKHPVKVRFGWNEAAQSNFINKEGLPAAPFRSDNPWENVFE
- a CDS encoding RNA polymerase sigma factor, with amino-acid sequence MGTDNDILYRLTKGDPDAFEAIFWKYNARVYNFIMSTLYDKTLAQDLTQNVFLSIWEHRATIDTSKSFSAYVYTIAQNLVYRQTEKMLLASRYEEYVQKFQSVTEISAEETLDYQFLEKLIAELIEQLPPSRREIFLLSRRQGLSNKEIAQKLSISEKTVETQITRSIHFLKKHLKPHVALAGILFFLQ